In one window of Terriglobia bacterium DNA:
- a CDS encoding antitoxin family protein, translating into MSIRAIYKNGVLKPLEELPIKEGTEVTVDVYPIEDRRQSGGKRKSVKDFAAYGMWKDRADFTDGMDYVNKIRKYRREPDPDSK; encoded by the coding sequence ATGAGCATCCGCGCAATCTATAAAAATGGCGTTTTGAAACCACTGGAAGAACTGCCCATCAAGGAAGGGACCGAGGTGACTGTAGACGTCTACCCGATCGAAGATCGGAGACAGAGCGGCGGAAAGCGAAAGTCGGTCAAGGATTTTGCCGCATACGGAATGTGGAAGGACCGAGCAGACTTTACGGACGGTATGGATTACGTGAACAAAATCCGCAAGTACCGCCGAGAGCCCGACCCCGATTCGAAGTGA